One window from the genome of Leptospiraceae bacterium encodes:
- the trpS gene encoding tryptophan--tRNA ligase: MRILSGIQPSGRPHIGNYFSMMKRMVEYQKDHELFAFIASYHAMTTVQKAEELREGIINIVIDFLAIGMDPNKSTFWVQSDVPQVTELCWILSNFITVNQLELAHSYKDKIAQGIKPNAGLFFYPVLMAADILAFKTEKVPVGKDQKQHLEFTRDIAERFNRNYGEILCIPEPDINEEVAVIPGVDGRKMSKSYKNAIYFFDDEKNIKKQVFSIVTDSKGINEPKDPDTSVLYQIYSLFLNEEEKKVLRDRFLTPGTGYGQLKQELFEKIMDYFADARKKREDLEKRPNDIRDILKEGATKARAIAEEVLQEIREKTGLRY, translated from the coding sequence ATGAGAATTCTTTCGGGTATTCAACCAAGTGGTAGACCTCACATTGGAAATTATTTTTCTATGATGAAGCGAATGGTGGAATACCAAAAGGATCATGAGCTATTTGCCTTCATTGCAAGTTATCATGCCATGACAACGGTCCAAAAGGCTGAAGAACTCAGAGAAGGAATTATCAACATCGTTATAGATTTCTTAGCAATTGGAATGGATCCAAATAAAAGCACATTTTGGGTTCAAAGTGATGTTCCCCAAGTAACTGAACTTTGTTGGATTTTATCAAATTTCATCACCGTAAACCAACTGGAATTAGCCCACTCTTATAAAGATAAAATAGCTCAAGGTATCAAACCCAATGCCGGATTGTTTTTTTATCCTGTTTTGATGGCAGCGGATATTTTAGCCTTCAAAACCGAAAAAGTTCCTGTTGGAAAGGATCAAAAACAACATTTGGAATTCACAAGAGACATAGCCGAAAGGTTTAATCGCAATTATGGAGAAATCCTATGTATTCCTGAACCTGATATCAACGAAGAAGTAGCTGTAATCCCGGGAGTAGACGGAAGAAAAATGAGTAAAAGCTACAAAAACGCCATTTACTTTTTTGATGATGAGAAGAATATAAAAAAACAAGTCTTTTCAATTGTCACTGACTCAAAAGGAATCAATGAACCTAAAGATCCTGATACTTCGGTTTTATATCAAATATATAGTTTGTTTCTCAACGAAGAAGAAAAGAAAGTCCTTCGAGATCGCTTTCTAACTCCTGGAACTGGCTACGGACAACTCAAACAAGAACTTTTCGAAAAGATCATGGATTATTTCGCCGATGCTCGAAAAAAAAGAGAAGATTTAGAAAAAAGACCCAATGATATACGTGATATTCTCAAAGAAGGAGCCACGAAAGCTCGAGCCATTGCCGAAGAAGTTCTACAAGAAATACGAGAAAAGACAGGATTACGTTATTAA
- a CDS encoding glycosyltransferase family 39 protein, which produces MNVVFQFLFINDMMELQKKHIWFLRITILLFVISYLFFLPQDVMDIDSTQYAEIAREMIENKNFLSLKDNGRKYLDKPIMTFWIISFFYSLFGISNFSYRLPATFMLLISLFGIYKITKLTYQDKQKAWIATLFYASSPAVFSMLTSPIIDIYLTTFLILTFLFYYYGIHEDPKYLYLMYLFIGIGFITKGPISLVIPLLSIFGNHLLKKDFETLKKIKLFSGFLIVFLIVGFWSFLLYLDFGIYGPYFFLYLQSFGRITSKFYDTGWDPFYFYYTFLFSILPFGLFFVLITFQKLKEIYKNFQISYLENKRFNEFYDFLFQKDRVLYLWCFLILFLLSFSKFRLPQYVFWLVPPASILSAHWFVESIHSKKHHSFWVVPFFLIVFLVYFRFFSEIEFHIVFSIFLLISIVILIYFHQVYSLGIRFTFITVLLVYVYGITSIYPFLVEYQPASKMAKLIPPKKDSKEILFTYGIPYSHRSYAFYTQRLTRALEIKKELFYQHLQNYQEAYIVVHYQLYEVFKNDFKDVELHELGKFPFYKVSRPTWDFFEPKKRESKLQYVYLIKAIK; this is translated from the coding sequence TTGAATGTAGTCTTCCAATTTTTATTCATCAATGACATGATGGAATTACAAAAAAAACATATTTGGTTTTTGCGTATTACCATTTTATTGTTTGTTATTTCCTATTTATTTTTTCTTCCACAAGATGTAATGGACATTGACTCAACCCAATACGCAGAGATTGCCCGAGAAATGATAGAAAACAAGAACTTCCTCTCCTTGAAAGACAATGGAAGAAAATACTTAGACAAACCCATCATGACGTTTTGGATCATTAGTTTTTTCTACTCCCTTTTTGGGATTTCTAATTTTTCTTACCGCCTACCTGCAACTTTCATGCTGTTAATTTCCCTTTTTGGAATATACAAAATTACCAAACTTACTTATCAAGATAAACAAAAAGCATGGATTGCTACGCTCTTTTATGCATCCTCTCCTGCTGTTTTTTCGATGCTTACAAGTCCCATCATCGACATTTACCTAACGACTTTTTTGATTTTAACTTTTTTGTTTTACTATTATGGAATTCATGAAGATCCAAAATACTTATATTTAATGTATCTATTTATTGGGATTGGTTTTATAACCAAAGGTCCGATTTCATTGGTTATTCCCCTTCTTTCGATATTTGGAAATCACTTATTAAAGAAAGACTTTGAAACCCTAAAAAAAATAAAACTTTTTTCGGGATTTTTGATTGTTTTTCTTATTGTTGGATTTTGGTCCTTTCTTTTGTATTTGGACTTTGGAATTTATGGACCTTACTTTTTCTTGTATTTACAATCTTTTGGAAGAATCACTAGCAAGTTCTATGATACCGGCTGGGATCCATTTTATTTTTACTACACGTTTTTATTTTCAATACTTCCCTTTGGATTGTTTTTTGTTCTGATTACTTTTCAAAAATTAAAAGAAATTTATAAAAATTTTCAAATTTCCTACTTAGAAAATAAAAGATTTAATGAATTTTATGACTTTTTATTTCAAAAAGACAGAGTATTGTATTTATGGTGTTTCTTGATTTTATTTTTATTGAGTTTTTCTAAGTTTCGTTTGCCACAATATGTGTTTTGGCTTGTGCCTCCTGCAAGTATTCTCTCTGCTCATTGGTTTGTAGAAAGCATTCATTCAAAGAAGCACCATTCATTTTGGGTGGTTCCATTTTTCTTGATTGTGTTTCTTGTTTATTTTCGTTTTTTTAGTGAGATTGAATTTCATATAGTTTTTTCTATTTTTCTTCTAATTTCAATAGTAATTTTAATTTATTTTCATCAAGTTTATTCTCTTGGAATACGTTTTACTTTTATTACGGTTCTTTTGGTTTATGTTTACGGGATAACTTCGATTTATCCTTTTCTTGTAGAGTATCAACCTGCAAGTAAGATGGCAAAACTTATCCCACCAAAAAAGGACTCAAAAGAGATTCTTTTTACCTATGGGATTCCTTATTCCCACAGATCCTATGCTTTCTACACACAAAGACTCACAAGAGCTCTTGAGATTAAAAAAGAGTTATTTTACCAACACCTTCAAAACTATCAGGAAGCTTATATTGTTGTTCATTATCAATTATACGAAGTTTTCAAAAATGATTTCAAAGATGTAGAGCTCCATGAACTCGGTAAATTTCCTTTTTATAAGGTCTCACGTCCTACTTGGGATTTTTTTGAACCAAAAAAGCGAGAATCCAAACTACAGTATGTTTATCTCATCAAAGCCATAAAATAG
- the argB gene encoding acetylglutamate kinase, whose protein sequence is MEVKEHIPESIRAEILLEALPYIQKFHQKIIVIKYGGAAMKDPQLRDSFARDVVLLKFVGIHPVIVHGGGPKINELLQKLNLPIEFVDGQRVTSDEVMEIVEMVLSGYINKEIVSLIQKHGGKSIGISGRDANLAVARITKIYKQIDGTMREISLGRVGSIEKVDPKILLDLIFNGYIPVIAPVSPDEEGKSLNINADFMASAIASSLKAEKLILLTDTPGVMHQQQVLNRLHPHQIHELIQKQVITGGMIPKVQCCLDALEKGVRRAHIIDGRILHSLLLELFSYQGIGTMISYDADEEL, encoded by the coding sequence GTCATCAAGTATGGCGGAGCTGCCATGAAGGATCCACAACTACGGGATTCTTTTGCAAGGGATGTAGTGCTTTTAAAGTTTGTTGGTATTCATCCCGTGATTGTGCATGGTGGTGGTCCCAAAATCAATGAGCTTTTGCAAAAACTTAATTTACCCATTGAGTTTGTAGATGGTCAAAGAGTCACAAGTGATGAAGTCATGGAAATTGTGGAGATGGTTCTTTCGGGCTACATAAACAAAGAAATTGTTTCTTTGATCCAAAAACATGGAGGAAAATCCATCGGAATTTCAGGAAGAGATGCTAATTTAGCAGTAGCGAGAATTACTAAGATTTACAAACAAATTGATGGGACAATGAGAGAAATCTCATTGGGAAGAGTAGGAAGCATAGAGAAAGTAGATCCAAAAATTCTTTTGGATTTAATATTTAATGGATATATTCCTGTGATAGCTCCTGTGAGCCCAGATGAAGAAGGAAAAAGTCTCAATATAAATGCTGATTTTATGGCAAGTGCGATTGCAAGTTCCCTCAAAGCAGAAAAGTTGATTTTATTGACTGATACGCCAGGAGTCATGCATCAACAACAAGTCCTTAATCGCTTGCATCCTCATCAGATCCACGAACTCATCCAAAAGCAGGTCATCACGGGTGGTATGATACCCAAGGTTCAATGTTGTTTGGATGCCTTGGAAAAAGGAGTAAGGCGTGCCCATATCATTGATGGCAGAATCCTTCATTCACTTTTGTTGGAATTATTTTCTTACCAAGGAATTGGCACCATGATTTCCTACGACGCTGATGAGGAATTATAA
- the gpmI gene encoding 2,3-bisphosphoglycerate-independent phosphoglycerate mutase, protein MKLNRLSKKIQEPLLLVILDGVGLYKGIKEGYPGNALDLAKADFLKMLFQPGVEPKRIFTTLKAHGTAVGMPSDDDMGNSEVGHNALGAGRIFAQGASLVNQAIETGRLFQSEVWKEYIGTNEQPGYGMKGSTVHFIGLLSDGNVHSHINHLFAMIRKCKELGVKEVRVHALLDGRDVPEKSAEIYLEKLEKFLKELDPTGEHYRVASGGGRMVITMDRYEANWKMVELGWKTHVKGEAEWKFTSSLDAIQTFRKVYPDKIDQDLPPFVIVDQNQKPVGPIRDQDVVIFYNFRGDRAIEISRAFTEENFDKFVRDPEVKVHFAGMMEYDGDLKIPKKYLVPPPAIDKTVSEYLAHMGIYQYAISETQKFGHVTYFWNGNNSLKFNEELEDWVEIPSDRVPFQEKPEMKAKEITDTLIEALRSKKYQFLRVNYANGDMVGHTGVLEAAIRAVETLNEQVKRLYDVITELKGTMIVIADHGNCEQMIEVDKKTGQPLKQKNGKYATKTSHTLNPVPFVIISPYLDELELNPINGEYGLGNIASTLLVLLGFEPPEFYLPPVVRWKSL, encoded by the coding sequence ATGAAGCTAAATCGCCTGTCAAAGAAAATTCAAGAACCATTACTTCTTGTTATTCTCGATGGAGTGGGTCTTTATAAAGGCATCAAGGAAGGTTATCCTGGGAATGCTTTAGATTTAGCAAAAGCTGATTTTTTGAAGATGTTATTTCAGCCTGGGGTGGAACCTAAGCGAATTTTCACAACTTTAAAAGCTCATGGAACTGCTGTTGGAATGCCATCAGATGATGACATGGGAAATTCAGAAGTTGGTCATAACGCCTTAGGAGCTGGAAGAATCTTTGCTCAAGGTGCAAGTTTAGTCAATCAAGCTATAGAAACAGGAAGGTTATTTCAAAGTGAGGTTTGGAAAGAATACATTGGAACAAACGAACAACCCGGTTATGGAATGAAAGGAAGCACTGTTCATTTTATCGGACTTCTTTCTGATGGAAATGTCCATAGTCACATCAATCACTTATTTGCCATGATCCGTAAGTGTAAAGAATTAGGGGTAAAAGAAGTTCGGGTCCATGCCTTGTTAGATGGAAGGGATGTGCCAGAGAAGAGCGCAGAAATTTATTTAGAAAAATTAGAAAAATTCCTCAAAGAATTAGACCCAACAGGAGAACACTATCGGGTAGCTTCTGGAGGAGGTAGGATGGTGATTACCATGGATCGCTACGAAGCCAACTGGAAAATGGTAGAATTGGGTTGGAAAACGCATGTGAAAGGAGAAGCAGAATGGAAATTTACAAGTTCCCTGGATGCCATCCAAACTTTTCGAAAAGTTTATCCCGATAAAATTGATCAGGATCTTCCCCCATTTGTGATTGTGGATCAAAACCAAAAACCAGTTGGACCAATTCGAGATCAAGATGTGGTGATTTTTTATAATTTTCGAGGTGACCGTGCCATTGAGATCAGTCGTGCCTTCACAGAGGAGAATTTCGATAAGTTTGTCCGTGATCCAGAAGTGAAGGTTCATTTTGCCGGCATGATGGAATATGATGGAGATTTAAAGATTCCTAAAAAATATTTAGTTCCTCCACCAGCAATAGACAAAACAGTGTCAGAATACTTAGCTCACATGGGGATTTATCAATATGCCATATCAGAGACCCAGAAGTTTGGTCATGTTACCTACTTTTGGAATGGAAACAACTCATTAAAATTTAACGAAGAACTAGAAGATTGGGTGGAAATTCCATCAGATAGAGTTCCCTTTCAAGAAAAACCCGAGATGAAAGCAAAAGAAATCACCGATACTCTTATCGAGGCACTAAGAAGTAAAAAATATCAATTTTTAAGAGTAAACTATGCGAATGGTGATATGGTGGGGCATACAGGTGTTTTAGAAGCCGCCATCAGAGCTGTGGAAACTTTAAATGAACAGGTTAAACGACTTTATGATGTGATCACCGAACTAAAGGGAACCATGATTGTTATCGCTGATCATGGGAATTGCGAACAAATGATTGAAGTAGATAAAAAAACAGGTCAACCCCTCAAGCAAAAAAATGGAAAATATGCTACGAAAACCAGCCATACATTGAATCCGGTCCCATTTGTGATTATAAGCCCCTATTTGGACGAATTAGAACTCAATCCCATCAATGGAGAATATGGTTTGGGAAATATAGCGAGCACTTTATTGGTTTTACTTGGCTTTGAACCTCCTGAATTTTACTTACCACCTGTTGTTCGTTGGAAATCTCTTTAA